In one Streptomyces sp. NBC_01241 genomic region, the following are encoded:
- a CDS encoding ABC transporter ATP-binding protein — MMNSPGPAIEARGLTVVRGNRTVLRGLDFTVEPGRITGLLGPSGCGKSTLMRAVVGTQAKVTGTLDVLGSPAGAPTLRPRIGYVTQAPSVYTDLTVRQNLDYFAAILQPGRRHRDARRTAVTRAIAEVDLTSHADALAGTLSGGQLTRVSLAVALLGTPELLVLDEPTVGLDPVLRRGLWNLFHSLAADRGTTLLVSSHVMDEAERCHRLLLMREGEILADDTPEALRTAARAATVEEAFLHLVDKAAIRQETAR; from the coding sequence ATGATGAATTCTCCGGGCCCTGCCATCGAGGCCCGTGGCCTCACCGTCGTACGAGGCAACCGCACCGTCCTCCGCGGCCTCGACTTCACCGTCGAACCCGGCAGAATCACCGGCCTCCTGGGCCCCTCCGGCTGCGGCAAATCCACCCTGATGCGCGCCGTCGTGGGCACCCAGGCCAAGGTCACCGGCACCCTCGACGTGCTCGGCAGCCCCGCGGGCGCCCCCACCCTCCGCCCGCGCATCGGGTACGTCACCCAGGCCCCGTCCGTCTACACCGACCTGACGGTCCGACAGAACCTCGACTACTTCGCGGCGATCCTCCAGCCGGGCCGCAGGCACCGCGACGCACGCCGGACCGCCGTCACCCGCGCGATCGCCGAGGTCGACCTGACCAGCCACGCCGATGCCCTCGCCGGTACCCTCTCCGGCGGCCAGCTCACCCGCGTCTCCCTCGCCGTGGCCCTGCTCGGCACGCCCGAACTCCTGGTCCTCGACGAACCGACCGTCGGCCTCGACCCGGTCCTCCGCCGCGGCCTGTGGAACCTCTTCCACTCCCTCGCGGCCGACCGCGGCACCACACTCCTCGTCTCCTCCCACGTCATGGACGAGGCCGAGCGCTGTCACCGGCTGCTCCTCATGCGCGAGGGCGAGATCCTCGCCGACGACACCCCCGAGGCACTGCGCACCGCTGCCCGCGCCGCCACCGTCGAAGAGGCATTCCTCCACCTGGTCGACAAGGCCGCCATCCGTCAGGAGACCGCCCGATGA
- the proC gene encoding pyrroline-5-carboxylate reductase encodes MTQTVAVLGTGKIGEALLSGMIRAGWRPANLLVTTRRSERAEELHNRYGVDSVTNAEAAKRADILILAVKPQDMGRLLDELAEHVSADRLVISAAAGITTAFIEDRLTANTPVVRVMPNTPVLVDEGMSVISAGSHATTEHLAAAEAIFGGVGKTLRVPESQQDAATALSGSGPAYFYFLVEAMTDAGILLGLPRAQAHELIVQAAIGAAVMLRDSGEHPVKLREAVTSPAGTTISAIRELENHGVRAALIAALEAARDRSRELASGNG; translated from the coding sequence ATGACCCAGACAGTTGCAGTCCTCGGCACCGGCAAGATCGGCGAGGCCCTGCTCAGCGGAATGATCCGGGCAGGCTGGCGCCCGGCGAACCTGCTGGTCACCACCCGCCGCTCCGAGCGCGCCGAGGAACTTCACAACCGCTACGGCGTCGACTCCGTCACCAACGCCGAGGCCGCCAAGCGCGCCGACATCCTCATCCTCGCGGTCAAGCCCCAGGACATGGGCCGGCTCCTCGACGAACTCGCCGAGCACGTATCCGCCGACCGCCTGGTCATCAGTGCCGCCGCGGGCATCACGACCGCCTTCATCGAGGACCGCCTCACGGCGAACACCCCGGTCGTACGCGTCATGCCGAACACCCCCGTCCTCGTCGACGAGGGCATGTCCGTCATCTCCGCGGGCAGCCACGCCACCACCGAACACCTCGCCGCCGCCGAGGCGATCTTCGGCGGCGTCGGCAAGACCCTGCGCGTGCCCGAGTCCCAGCAGGACGCGGCAACCGCCCTCTCCGGCTCGGGCCCCGCCTACTTCTACTTCCTCGTCGAGGCGATGACGGACGCGGGCATCCTGCTCGGCCTGCCCCGCGCCCAGGCCCACGAGCTGATCGTCCAGGCCGCCATCGGCGCCGCCGTCATGCTCCGCGACAGCGGCGAACACCCGGTCAAGCTCCGCGAGGCCGTCACCAGCCCGGCCGGCACCACCATCAGCGCCATCCGCGAGCTGGAGAACCACGGCGTACGCGCCGCCCTCATCGCTGCTCTCGAAGCCGCTCGCGACCGCAGCCGCGAACTCGCCTCCGGCAACGGCTGA
- a CDS encoding class I SAM-dependent methyltransferase, whose protein sequence is MPLSDPTPAAPRALSFDRAAAQYAAARPGYPPALFDTVENLSGRPLRGACTIDVGAGTGIATRLLHERGARVTAVEPGPGMAEELHRALPYVPVVRGDGNRLPLATASADLITYAQSWHWTDRSRATSEALRVLRPGGALALWWNVSDHSVSWIAEQDARLRRFFGAGESAHGSSVPLRDLPSEFDFVHRTVPWTRRVSLDTHLANLGSHSAFLVLGEEPARRFLTEERDRLAELFPDGAVEEGYVVDLSVAIRP, encoded by the coding sequence ATGCCACTCTCCGATCCCACGCCGGCCGCGCCCCGCGCCCTCTCCTTCGACCGCGCGGCCGCCCAGTACGCCGCGGCCCGCCCCGGCTACCCGCCCGCCCTCTTCGACACCGTCGAGAACCTGTCCGGCCGCCCCCTGCGCGGCGCCTGCACCATCGATGTCGGCGCGGGCACGGGCATCGCCACCCGGCTCCTCCACGAGAGGGGCGCCCGGGTCACCGCGGTCGAACCGGGCCCCGGCATGGCGGAAGAACTGCACCGGGCACTCCCGTACGTACCGGTCGTGCGCGGCGACGGAAACCGCCTCCCCCTCGCCACCGCATCGGCCGACCTGATCACGTACGCCCAGTCCTGGCACTGGACCGACCGGAGCCGCGCCACCTCCGAGGCCCTGCGCGTCCTGCGTCCCGGCGGCGCACTCGCCCTCTGGTGGAACGTCTCCGACCACTCCGTCTCCTGGATCGCCGAGCAGGACGCCCGGCTGCGCCGCTTCTTCGGCGCAGGCGAGAGTGCCCACGGCTCGTCCGTGCCCCTCCGCGACCTGCCGTCCGAGTTCGACTTCGTACACCGCACGGTGCCCTGGACCCGACGGGTGTCCCTGGACACCCACCTCGCCAACCTCGGCAGCCATTCCGCCTTCCTCGTCCTCGGTGAGGAACCTGCACGCCGGTTCCTCACCGAGGAGCGCGACCGGCTGGCAGAGCTCTTCCCGGACGGCGCGGTCGAGGAGGGTTACGTGGTCGACCTGAGCGTGGCGATCCGTCCGTAG
- a CDS encoding serine/threonine-protein kinase: MPPLRGTGANPEAEHPEYAGHYRLEACLGAGGMGVVHLARSTSGLQLAVKVVHRRYSQDPEFRARFRQEVGAARRVSGAFTAPVVDADPDAARPWMATLYVPGPTLADQVKRNGPMAPAELRRLTAGLAEALRDIHRAGVIHRDLKPSNVLLSDSGPKVIDFGISRPYDSDLRTETGKLIGSPPYMAPEQFQRPREVGPAADVFALGAVLVHAATGRGPFDSDSPYIVAYQVVHDEADLTAVPTELAPLIGQCLAKDPAERPTPDDIMAALRPPSYDAAAFIPSQRRPGTIAAGPGATADPDPGIVARADADTHAGVGTAARGRKATPNRGGKRRWLAAGVALLVVGAGGVWAAGVMDNSGGLGESGGSGGSGGAKGSAEAVAPWQTPLLASGNSTPVCSAASRGDDGAISDDGKDGKDGNGKKAAGRSMALYCTAAGIGAARLDPADGRVLWSHGAANAPSAGVVSVSGDLVHTAVPGGKLRAYDPTEGKQVWQADLSPYLGAPFAAGDTLLLVAEDGTTEALDSATGVSRWRHPLAGHRRPDFTLYDAASGLAYAFEHSAYGSTTLVTAVDARAGRVAWQRRLDGMLTPVGTSDGALVLTSMNGDTQTIGLVRYDPERGRVARVALPFRMNEPEAVVGGDTVYLLAHGGTLVAVDMRPAGGEAVLWQLETAAGRTSAPVLAGGHRLYFSAADGRLIAVDTERGTLLGQTGPRLRDGKLTYASTLPAPVAAGRAVFGTAPDGSVFAVDGQDPAHW; this comes from the coding sequence ATGCCGCCGCTGCGAGGTACCGGAGCCAATCCGGAAGCGGAGCATCCGGAATACGCCGGTCATTACCGCCTTGAGGCATGTCTCGGCGCAGGCGGCATGGGCGTCGTACACCTGGCGCGCTCCACCTCGGGGCTGCAGCTGGCCGTCAAGGTGGTGCATCGGCGCTACTCCCAGGACCCCGAGTTCAGGGCCCGTTTCCGGCAGGAGGTCGGGGCCGCGAGGCGGGTCAGCGGGGCCTTCACGGCGCCGGTCGTCGATGCCGACCCCGATGCCGCACGGCCGTGGATGGCCACCCTGTACGTGCCCGGCCCCACGCTCGCCGACCAGGTGAAGCGGAACGGGCCGATGGCTCCCGCCGAACTCCGCAGGCTGACGGCCGGACTTGCCGAGGCGCTGCGCGACATCCATCGGGCCGGGGTCATCCACCGCGACCTCAAGCCGAGCAACGTGCTGCTCTCCGACTCCGGGCCCAAGGTCATCGACTTCGGGATCTCCCGGCCGTACGACAGCGATCTGCGCACCGAGACGGGCAAGCTGATCGGCTCGCCGCCGTACATGGCGCCCGAGCAGTTCCAGCGGCCGCGCGAGGTCGGGCCCGCCGCGGATGTGTTCGCCCTGGGCGCCGTGCTCGTCCACGCGGCGACCGGCCGGGGGCCCTTCGACTCCGACAGCCCGTACATCGTGGCCTACCAGGTGGTGCACGACGAGGCGGACCTGACGGCCGTGCCCACGGAGCTGGCGCCGCTGATCGGGCAGTGCCTGGCGAAGGACCCCGCTGAGCGGCCCACTCCGGACGACATCATGGCGGCGCTGCGCCCTCCTTCGTACGACGCCGCAGCGTTCATACCGTCGCAGCGCAGGCCGGGCACCATCGCGGCCGGGCCCGGTGCCACGGCGGACCCGGACCCGGGGATCGTGGCGCGGGCGGACGCGGACACGCATGCGGGCGTGGGCACGGCTGCGCGGGGCAGGAAGGCGACCCCCAACCGCGGCGGCAAGCGGCGGTGGCTGGCAGCCGGGGTGGCGCTGCTCGTCGTGGGTGCCGGTGGGGTGTGGGCGGCCGGTGTCATGGACAACTCGGGTGGCCTGGGTGAGTCGGGTGGCTCCGGTGGGTCGGGTGGGGCGAAGGGCTCTGCGGAAGCGGTCGCGCCGTGGCAGACGCCGCTTCTGGCCTCGGGCAACTCGACGCCGGTCTGCTCCGCGGCGAGCCGCGGCGACGACGGCGCCATCAGTGATGACGGCAAGGACGGCAAGGACGGCAACGGCAAGAAGGCGGCCGGCCGGTCCATGGCGCTGTACTGCACCGCTGCCGGTATCGGCGCCGCCCGGCTGGACCCCGCGGACGGCCGGGTGCTGTGGTCCCATGGCGCCGCGAACGCTCCGTCGGCCGGCGTCGTGTCGGTCTCCGGAGATCTGGTGCACACGGCGGTGCCGGGCGGGAAGCTCCGGGCGTACGACCCCACCGAGGGCAAGCAGGTCTGGCAGGCGGATCTCTCCCCATACCTCGGCGCCCCCTTCGCCGCGGGCGACACGCTGCTGCTGGTCGCCGAGGACGGCACGACCGAGGCCCTCGACTCGGCGACCGGCGTGTCCCGCTGGCGGCATCCGCTCGCCGGGCACCGGCGCCCGGACTTCACGCTGTACGACGCCGCATCGGGGCTGGCCTACGCGTTCGAGCACTCCGCCTACGGGTCCACCACGCTGGTCACGGCCGTCGACGCGCGGGCCGGGCGCGTGGCCTGGCAGCGGCGGCTGGACGGCATGCTCACCCCGGTGGGGACCTCGGACGGCGCACTCGTCCTGACGTCCATGAACGGGGACACCCAGACCATCGGGCTCGTCCGCTACGACCCGGAGCGGGGGCGCGTCGCCCGGGTGGCGCTGCCGTTCCGGATGAACGAACCGGAGGCCGTGGTGGGCGGGGACACCGTCTATCTGCTGGCGCACGGCGGGACCCTGGTGGCCGTCGACATGCGTCCGGCCGGCGGCGAAGCCGTTCTCTGGCAGCTGGAGACCGCTGCCGGGCGGACGTCGGCGCCCGTCCTCGCCGGTGGACACCGGCTGTACTTCTCGGCGGCGGACGGGCGGCTGATCGCCGTGGACACGGAGCGCGGAACGCTGCTGGGACAGACAGGTCCCCGGCTCCGGGACGGGAAGCTCACGTACGCCTCGACGCTGCCCGCCCCCGTCGCCGCCGGCCGGGCCGTCTTCGGGACCGCGCCCGACGGGTCCGTGTTCGCCGTGGACGGGCAGGACCCCGCTCACTGGTGA
- a CDS encoding ABC transporter permease: MSTHPNPGSRPRPATPPLSPARTLATAARVLRQLTHDPGTVALLLLIPVVMITLLRYVFDGSPRTFDAIGASLLGIFPLITMFLVTSIATLRERTSGTLERLLAMPLGKGDLIGGYALAFGAVAIVQSLLATALSVWALGLDVTGSPWLLLLVALLDALLGTALGLFVSAFAASEFQAVQFMPAVIFPQLLLCGLFTARDRMAPALEAISNVLPMSYAVDGMNEVLHHTDVTGDFVRDVLVVAGCALLVLTLGAATLRRRTA, encoded by the coding sequence ATGAGCACGCACCCGAACCCCGGCTCCCGCCCCCGCCCGGCCACACCGCCCCTGAGCCCGGCCCGCACCCTCGCCACCGCCGCCCGCGTCCTGCGCCAACTCACCCACGACCCGGGCACCGTCGCGCTGCTCCTCCTGATCCCGGTCGTGATGATCACGCTGCTCCGGTACGTGTTCGACGGCAGCCCCCGCACCTTCGACGCCATCGGCGCCTCGCTCCTCGGCATCTTCCCGCTGATCACGATGTTCCTGGTGACCTCGATCGCCACCCTGCGCGAACGCACCTCGGGCACCCTCGAACGCCTCCTCGCCATGCCGCTCGGCAAGGGCGACCTCATCGGCGGCTACGCCCTCGCCTTCGGCGCCGTCGCCATCGTCCAGTCCCTCCTGGCCACCGCACTCTCGGTCTGGGCACTCGGCCTGGACGTCACCGGCTCCCCGTGGCTGCTGCTCCTCGTCGCCCTGCTCGACGCGCTCCTCGGCACGGCACTCGGCCTCTTCGTCTCCGCCTTCGCCGCATCCGAGTTCCAGGCCGTCCAGTTCATGCCGGCGGTGATCTTCCCGCAGCTCCTGCTCTGCGGACTGTTCACCGCGCGCGACCGGATGGCACCCGCACTCGAAGCGATCTCGAACGTCCTGCCCATGTCGTACGCGGTCGACGGCATGAACGAGGTCCTCCACCACACGGACGTCACCGGCGACTTCGTCCGCGACGTCCTGGTCGTCGCGGGCTGCGCGCTCCTCGTCCTCACCCTCGGCGCGGCCACGCTCCGCCGACGTACCGCCTGA
- a CDS encoding SH3 domain-containing protein, with amino-acid sequence MASEEHIDSTAEASEGVTTLAGTADVTRYPIAPGYRVNVRTGPGTQYGIVRTLPYGVKVAVYCQKPGERVTGPYGTSNIWDNIANGQFVSDAYVHTGSDGYIAPRCD; translated from the coding sequence ATGGCCTCGGAAGAGCACATCGACAGCACCGCCGAAGCGTCCGAGGGCGTGACCACGCTCGCCGGCACCGCCGACGTCACCAGGTACCCCATCGCGCCCGGCTACCGCGTCAACGTCCGCACGGGACCGGGCACCCAGTACGGCATCGTCAGGACACTGCCGTACGGAGTGAAGGTCGCGGTCTACTGCCAGAAGCCGGGGGAGCGGGTCACCGGCCCGTACGGCACCTCGAACATCTGGGACAACATCGCCAACGGCCAGTTCGTGTCGGACGCCTACGTCCACACGGGCAGCGACGGATACATCGCCCCGCGCTGCGACTGA